The following are encoded together in the Drosophila takahashii strain IR98-3 E-12201 chromosome X, DtakHiC1v2, whole genome shotgun sequence genome:
- the lcs gene encoding cuticle collagen 7, producing the protein MRALILVTLVVVVAVASAQGPGGPWGPRGPGGPGRGGPGGRGPPGRGPGGPGGPGGPGRGPGGPGGPGGPGGPGGPGGPGGPGGPGPWGPPPCNRTTTTEASTSSSSTTPSSTTASSTTVSSTTASSTTESSTESSTESSTASSSA; encoded by the coding sequence ATGCGTGCCCTTATTCTTGTTACCCTGGTGGTTGTGGTCGCTGTGGCCTCCGCCCAAGGACCCGGAGGTCCGTGGGGACCACGTGGACCCGGTGGTCCAGGACGCGGCGGACCAGGTGGTCGAGGACCCCCAGGACGTGGACCAGGAGGACCAGGTGGCCCTGGAGGTCCAGGACGCGGCCCAGGAGGTCCTGGAGGTCCTGGAGGACCAGGAGGTCCGGGAGGTCCAGGAGGTCCGGGAGGACCAGGAGGTCCTGGACCATGGGGACCACCACCATGCAACCGAACCACCACCACAGAGGCCTCTACAAGCTCTTCCTCCACCACTCCTTCCTCCACCACCGCTTCCTCCACCACCGTCTCCTccaccaccgcctcctccaccACGGAGTCCTCCACCGAATCCTCCACGGAATCCTCCACGGCTTCCTCGTCGGCATAA
- the whe gene encoding acidic proline-rich protein PRP33, which yields MRVLILVALLAMVALATVDGRRPGGPPQGGQGPPQGGQGQGPPQGGQGPPQRPPQGPPQGPPQGPPQGGNSSSSQESSEESSSESSSEASA from the coding sequence ATGCGCGTCCTCATCCTCGTTGCACTGCTCGCCATGGTGGCTCTGGCCACCGTCGATGGTCGTCGTCCCGGAGGACCTCCTCAGGGCGGTCAAGGACCTCCGCAGGGCGGTCAGGGTCAAGGACCTCCTCAGGGCGGTCAGGGACCTCCGCAGCGACCACCCCAGGGACCTCCACAGGGACCTCCGCAGGGACCTCCTCAGGGCGGTAACTCATCGTCCTCCCAGGAGTCATCCGAGGAGAGCTCCAGCGAGTCATCCAGCGAGGCATCCGCCTAG
- the bbx gene encoding myb-like protein AA, whose product MINGLSVGGGQQVAQVTPTGAAIKLHFAYNNSSNTSNINSSSNSNKNNNIYSGLKTVEQKMSNSNKKSGEVLKIIEKIRETSGGATGGRQGSGINYTGYATARGLSPGEPRIISSAPQGSGSGSGSGSFLDYQVVATGSATSITPFFGVSLAAGSLRAVYKVAEAGKISGNAGNGGISSLGATGLRWLPMPMPGIKESKPSNAGGAAPGSPPGEAAKSALVNPQPQRTEDQENAFRRIEDVHNYAKLQDYSSDTEAEDEEEEEEEEEELDEEEEDEEEQEIRVQLPVQQEITRIRREAAEEHVDVDVVTVPQDQEQDRRHVQEHQHQQQQEQLHQDPQQPADSIRPEHHARRPMNAFLIFCKRHRGIVKERYKTLENRAITKILGDWWAALDEQEKHCFTDLAQQNKDAFFNANPNFKWYKLPAPPLRTLATRPSNAATGLPLPNEDQPASQPPTALQMQWAERGELMPRALLRRDYFKLADETQMGELSSLLQVQVQEKDYALQQVLSETSQFLSAHMPGGGGNPPNGNLNVNKRSLPSSNSSNSSEEEAVTGGSPSKKAKSSRSCKGKIYQELVNSGQLAAVAKKSKARSPPAGNLMISGGNFVDIPLDAGPNTPPVSPPERQNRSPDSRQKHLRSVSESSNGGFFDLEEKIKELPALSLDAYLQRKRSTKKKKKFSGSKKQRNSNSTGSVASNASAAAAVVAASTTSEQLVRIKQQQQAVGSQRRKARKESITRRDVSAIEQEVASILPLTINGSYYFNQSNAPAKAVTSVTSSSASPPLSSNSSSSSSSLSSPAAFDVTSSTSDLLILAEVAANRTEFTKSN is encoded by the exons ATGATCAACGGCCTGAGCGTTGGCGGTGGTCAGCAGGTGGCGCAGGTGACGCCAACAGGTGCTGCAATTAAATTGCACTTTGcctacaacaacagcagcaacacaagcAACATTAACagtagcagcaacagcaacaaaaacaacaacatctACAGTGGCCTTAAAACAGTGGAGCAAAAAatgagcaacagcaacaaaaagtcgGGCGAAGTGCTGAAAATAATCGAGAAGATCCGGGAAACAAGTGGAGGAGCAACAGGTGGCCGCCAAGGATCAGGGATCAACTATACGGGATATGCAACAGCCAGGGGACTTTCACCTGGCGAACCCAGGATAATTTCAAGCGCCCCCCAAGGATCAGGATCCGGATCAGGATCAGGAAGTTTTCTGGACTACCAAGTGGTGGCCACTGGATCAGCTACTAGTATTACTCCCTTTTTTGGAGTTTCCCTGGCTGCCGGATCCTTGAGAGCAGTTTACAAGGTAGCCGAAGCAGGAAAAATATCAGGAAACGCAGGAAATGGAGGTATTTCCTCCTTGGGAGCAACTGGACTCCGCTGGCTGCCCATGCCCATGCCCGGAATCAAGGAATCCAAGCCTTCGAatgcaggaggagcagcaccTGGATCGCCACCTGGTGAAGCGGCCAAAAGTGCCTTAGTCAATCCACAGCCGCAGCGCACAGAGGACCAAGAAAATGCCTTTCGACGCATCGAGGATGTGCACAACTATGCCAAGCTGCAGGACTACAGCAGCGACACCGAggcggaggacgaggaggaggaagaggaggaggaggaggagctcgacgaagaggaggaggacgaggaggagcaggagatcCGGGTGCAACTGCCGGTGCAGCAGGAGATAACTCGCATTCGTCGCGAGGCCGCCGAAGAGCATGTGGACGTGGATGTGGTCACAGTGCCGCAGGATCAGGAACAGGATCGTCGTCATGTACAGgagcatcagcatcagcaacagcaggagcagcttCATCAGGATCCACAGCAGCCGGCGGACAGCATCCGACCGGAGCACCATGCCCGCCGCCCCATGAACGCGTTCCTCATCTTCTGCAAGCGACACCGCGGCATTGTCAAGGAGCGCTACAAGACTTTGGAGAACCG TGCCATCACCAAGATACTGGGCGACTGGTGGGCCGCCCTTGACGAACAGGAAAAGCATTGCTTCACGGATTTGGCGCAGCAG AACAAGGACGCCTTCTTCAATGCCAATCCCAACTTCAAGTGGTACAAGCTGCCCGCTCCGCCGCTGCGAACGCTGGCCACGCGTCCCAGCAATGCGGCTACCGGTCTACCTTTACCCAACGAGGATCAGCCAGCCAGTCAGCCGCCGACTGCCCTCCAAATGCAGTGGGCCGAGCGAGGCGAGTTGATGCCGCGTGCCCTGCTGCGCCGCGACTACTTTAAGCTGGCGGACGAAACGCAAATGGGCGAACTGAGCTCGCTGTTGCAAGTCCAAGTGCAGGAGAAGGACTACGCCCTGCAGCAGGTGCTCAGCGAGACCAGTCAGTTTCTATCCGCCCACATgccaggcggcggcggcaatcCTCCGAATGGCAACTTGAACGTCAATAAACGCTCGTTGCCCTCGAGCAACTCGAGCAATTCCAGCGAGGAGGAGGCCGTCACTGGTGGCTCGCCCAGCAAGAAGGCCAAGTCATCGCGCTCCTGCAAGGGCAAGATCTACCAGGAGCTAGTCAACTCGGGCCAACTGGCGGCCGTAGCCAAGAAGAGCAAGGCTCGCTCACCGCCGGCAGGAAATCTAATGATCAGCGGTGGCAACTTTGTGGACATACCCCTAGATGCGGGTCCCAATACGCCGCCCGTTTCGCCACCGGAACGCCAGAACAGAAGTCCGGACTCCAGGCAGAAGCATCTGCGCAGCGTCTCCGAGTCCAGCAACGGTGGTTTCTTCGATCTCGAGGAGAAGATCAAGGAGCTGCCGGCCCTCAGCTTGGATGCCTACTTGCAGCGCAAGCGTAGCaccaaaaagaagaagaagttcAGCGGCAGCAAGAAGCAAAGGAATTCAAATAGCACCGGATCAGTGGCCTCTAatgcatcagcagcagcagctgttgTGGCAGCCTCGACAACCAGCGAGCAGCTGGTGAGGatcaagcagcagcaacaggcggTGGGCAGCCAGCGGCGCAAGGCGCGCAAGGAGAGCATCACGCGGCGCGATGTCAGCGCCATCGAGCAGGAGGTGGCCTCCATTCTGCCGCTGACCATCAACGGCAGCTACTACTTCAATCAGAGCAATGCGCCCGCGAAGGCGGTGACCTCTGTGACCTCGTCGTCGGCCTCGCCGCCGCTGTCCTCGAACTCCTCGTCGTCATCCTCGTCGCTCTCCTCGCCGGCGGCCTTCGATGTGACCTCCTCTACCTCAGATCTACTCATTCTGGCCGAAGTGGCCGCCAACCGCACTGAATTCACCAAGTCCAACtag
- the mst gene encoding protein misato yields MDHTREILTFQFGTYANYVGAHFWNQQEANFRYADEGDQVAEGQLPNNDILYREGLNALNRTTYTPRLLSVDLAGTLGHLPVAGELYGNFVQRDEELLPLGTGEQLEQARRQAEESGLAGEQLDVQEQPVAAISEYQRDLLKNSVAPEKNYQLAEKANSWADFLYARYHPRTLNVLPGLVRDPTVQALGTYSAGTELWQEVTFNDEFCDRIRLYVEECDGLQGFHMLFDIDDGFGGLAGKCLEHLNDEYSRASFVLPLHYPRMTSYAQADPRLSHSIRVVNSVLSYHHLSEQASMFTPLSTLESIWRNHSLKSRSLPGLQWQADNLYQTSALLAAFLDTATLGYRLRQTPESLLRFCERVSPSGRKMTAAGMALPFGLRAGQDLIEFLDQSGDHALLTQLTPGCEPGTSFVMQSVTARGIPAERLKRPRETAGEQLRMAAYNCDSVSHMLQLYYQCSYHGSVTNAAATSLPLKTQLPFPYELFGGGISSDGFRLPGGGERESGTRVDSAPLLAALQNSSKLGEHLDNLHAQTHRVQLAKLQAYSNSGLERDDYETALDQLLEFRDLYADSQYL; encoded by the exons ATGGACCATACACGTGAGATTCTGACCTTCCAGTTCGGAACGTACGCCAACTATGTGGGCGCCCACTTCTGGAACCAGCAG GAGGCCAACTTCAGGTACGCCGACGAAGGCGACCAGGTGGCCGAGGGTCAGCTGCCCAACAATGACATTCTCTACAGGGAGGGGCTGAATGCCCTCAATCGCACCACCTACACGCCCCGCCTGCTGTCCGTGGATTTGGCCGGCACCCTGGGTCACCTGCCGGTCGCGGGCGAGCTGTACGGCAACTTTGTGCAGCGGGACGAGGAGCTGCTGCCTCTGGGCACGGGTGAGCAGCTGGAGCAGGCTCGCCGGCAGGCGGAGGAGAGTGGGTTGGCCGGCGAGCAGCTGGATGTGCAGGAGCAGCCGGTGGCCGCCATTTCCGAGTACCAGAGGGATCTGCTGAAGAACTCGGTGGCGCCGGAGAAGAACTACCAGCTGGCGGAGAAGGCAAACAGTTGGGCGGACTTCCTCTATGCCCGCTACCATCCAAGGACCCTGAATGTGCTGCCTGGATTGGTCAGGGATCCCACGGTCCAGGCGCTGGGCACCTACTCCGCCGGAACGGAGCTGTGGCAGGAAGTCACCTTCAACGATGAGTTCTGCGATCGCATACGCCTGTATGTGGAGGAGTGCGACGGCCTGCAGGGCTTCCACATGCTCTTCGACATCGACGACGGCTTCGGCGGGCTGGCCGGGAAGTGTCTGGAGCACCTGAACGATGAGTACAGTCGGGCCAGCTTTGTGCTGCCGCTGCACTATCCCAGGATGACCAGTTATGCTCAAGCGG ATCCCCGCCTGTCGCACAGCATTCGCGTGGTGAACAGTGTGCTGAGCTACCACCATCTCAGCGAGCAGGCTTCCATGTTCACGCCGCTGTCCACGCTGGAGAGCATTTGGCGCAACCATAGCCTTAAGTCGCGCAGCCTGCCGGGACTGCAGTGGCAGGCGGATAATCTCTACCAGACATCGGCCTTGCTGGCCGCCTTCTTGGACACCGCCACCTTGGGCTATCGCCTGCGGCAGACGCCCGAGTCGCTGTTGCGTTTCTGCGAGCGTGTTTCGCCTTCGGGCAGGAAGATGACTGCCGCCGGCATGGCCTTGCCATTTGGTTTGCGGGCGGGGCAGGATCTGATCGAGTTTCTGGACCAGAGCGGCGACCATGCGCTGCTCACACAACTAACGCCGGGCTGCGAACCGGGCACTTCGTTTGTGATGCAATCGGTGACGGCTCGTGGCATTCCCGCCGAGCGTTTGAAGCGGCCAAGAGAGACGGCTGGCGAACAACTGCGGATGGCAGCCTATAACTGCGACAGTGTCTCTCACATGCTGCAGCTGTACTACCAGTGCAGCTATCATGGCAGCGTCACCAATGCTGCAGCCACGTCGCTGCCGCTGAAGACGCAACTGCCCTTTCCTTACGAGTTGTTTGGCGGGGGCATTTCCAGCGATGGCTTCCGTTTGCCTGGCGGCGGGGAACGCGAGTCGGGCACTCGTGTCGATTCCGCACCCTTGCTGGCCGCCCTGCAGAACTCCAGCAAGCTGGGCGAGCACCTGGACAACCTGCACGCCCAGACGCATCGCGTGCAGCTGGCCAAGTTGCAGGCGTACTCAAATTCTGGCCTGGAGCGGGATGATTACGAGACGGCGCTGGATCAGCTGCTCGAGTTCCGGGACCTCTATGCAGACTCGCAGTATCTGTAG